ACTAGTACTCTCAGTCAAGTTACCAATCAAaccaaagaaaattaaataaaattcagtttaTTAGTTTAGGAGCTATGGTAAGCCACAGGCGGAACCACTTACGTTAAACTTATAACAGTCCTCGTTTAGCTTCGTTTTTTACCCTCTGTACCCCACGCAAACAATAATTAGTCGCGGAGACGCGTGTTTCTTTGAGTATAAGCTATAATCATGTTGTTTCgttttttgtcaataatttaattggcgtcttatattaaaataaatagccaGTAGGACAccattttaaggttttttttttttgtaaattaaattattttatcagtaaaaaaagaatctcttaaaaaaataggttttgCTAAAAAGTTTTTCGAATTTGAatacagaatataatttaatgaataatcataaataatatattattatgttaggtATTTAATTAGCAATATCCGTCTCTATTTTTGTTCGATTTCTTCGTGACACCTTAGTCCACTTTCGAAaacgtttataataatgatatttatctatttaaactTATGTAATTGCATAACAAAAAAACAGACATGAGGtagagtattaaaaaaaacggtgCGCAAAACCGATTATCGCCTACAGCGATCTAAGAAACGactatctatacaaataaataatattggagtGTCCGTTTGTAGCGTAGAAACCTTATACTCAATGTATTACGatacttataacaaaaaaaaatctaagactTTGGTAGGATGTCACAAAATACAAACAGATAAGCCGAAATATCTGTCAATCTTTTTGTTCCGTCTAATTATGATTTTGACGGAACCCTCACATATTAAGTCtagttttaataactaaataaatcaaccatttttagattaatttttttttacttttttttctatgtatcaaattgttattttcgatttatttttttaagtatttttaaattatttgttacctaataatattttcattttcagaaCAAGTACAAGTACAACAGCATATGGCAggctaataatatattgtatttggtattaacaaatttattacttaaatcgtAATTGTACACATAAAAATTATGCTACATTCTTAGCTAAATATTgtccttaaataatttaatggtgAGACAGAACGTATTGAGGTGCTTGATGATGACCGTGAGCTGGCTGGGCGTGTGTTGATGGAGCGGAGTTTTCCACTTGAGCATTGAATctgtaaataacaattaaaattaaatacagtttaGCACTTTTAAGTATCGTTTTTAGTCATATCATCTATCGGTTGCATCGGgccttgtatatttaaattctaattcaaGTCATAACTTATGAATcaattatgaaacaattttttatcacgAATCATAAGAAAGTTATATAGCAATATTAGCATAAATTATATCAGCAAAAAATGTACCCATTATGTTTATCAGCGTTGTAGTGGACGGTGCGTACGGAACCATCGGGCTGGTGCAGACTGTAGGAGCCGGTCACGTGGTCACCATCACGAGCTTCGTGCTGAGACTTGATGTCACCAGTGTGATGGTCTTCTACGTTGTATTGGAACTCGTATTTAGGGTGCGActgaaaaacataattttattagagtATTATAGTtagaatgattattaaatattcattatattgataatttaaactgaatacatattataaaattatgtgataCTTACGTAGTAATCCTGGTGTTCATGAGCGTCATTGTGTTGGCTGTGGTAGACGGGAGATTGATGGTATGCGATAGGAGATGCATGATGAACTACAGGAGCAGAGTGAACAATGGGGGCAGCATGGTGAACGGAAACAGCGGGTTGATGGTATGcgactggagcagcgtggacgGCGATAGGTTGGACGTGATTGTAGCCATGTTGGTTGTGGGAGATATCGTGGCGGATAATTGATTGAGAAGAAGTTGCATGACCATGACTTTGTTCATGATGCTGCGCGCTGGCTACCATCAGCGAAGCTGCGAGGAAAAGTACCTATACGAAAAAAAggcgaaaaaatattattatatcattttaaatgagTTTATTACTTTaccattaataacaaaaatacgaGTATAATtactcaatataatttatttatttcgaactTACTTTAGATAGCATTTTGCGTTTTTTGGTTTGAGTTCCGAATCGCAATGATATTAAATCGAGATCACTCGtgcttttatattcataatcgCTTACTACGTGCTTATTTCGGACACGTTACGTACGTTTGATGGAGGTGACAACTTAAAACCAGATTACAAATTGTTCTACTTATTAGGCAACTTACATTTTTAACCCTTCGAGCCTTTGATTTACTAGCTTAACAGATTGCTTCATAAATACATAACgagagatattaaattataatcaatccACTGAAAAAACGCAGCATATGCATGCCGAGTGCGGCTAAATAGTACCGGGGTGAGCACATAGTGTAGTTGACCTGCCTCTGCGGTCTCTAGCTCATAACCTCCTGTGAGTACAGAGTGCAGGAACACCCTAAACTCCTGACCAGAACAGAGGTTCTGGTCAGGAGTTTAGGGTGTTCCCTTATCTTCATCGACGCTTATGG
This genomic stretch from Vanessa atalanta chromosome 5, ilVanAtal1.2, whole genome shotgun sequence harbors:
- the LOC125064049 gene encoding cuticle protein 8-like is translated as MLSKVLFLAASLMVASAQHHEQSHGHATSSQSIIRHDISHNQHGYNHVQPIAVHAAPVAYHQPAVSVHHAAPIVHSAPVVHHASPIAYHQSPVYHSQHNDAHEHQDYYSHPKYEFQYNVEDHHTGDIKSQHEARDGDHVTGSYSLHQPDGSVRTVHYNADKHNGFNAQVENSAPSTHAQPAHGHHQAPQYVLSHH